The genome window GATGGCCCGCACCTTGTCCTGACCGACCAGTTTCGGATCCGCCGAGGACAGGTGAAATTCCTTGTGGATTACGGCTTCCTTGGCCCGCGTCCGCACGGCGATGCGCGACATGGTGACCTCGGTATAGCCGCGGTCATAGGATCGGACGAGGGATTCCGCGCAGCGGCAATAGCCGGTCACGATGGGCAGTTCGCGGCTGACATCGACGGTGTCGAACGCTTCGTCGATGGCTTCGTCGAAACCGGGAAGTTCGTCCTCGCGGCGCCAGCCGGTCAGGTCGACGAACCGGGCCTGAACCCCGTTCTCGCGCAGCAGCAGGGCCGTATTGTGGGCGGAATGGGCCTCGCCCAGTGACGCCAGCATCTCGCGCACCGTCATCAGGTGATCGCGCAGCTGGAAATGCCCGGAAGCGCAGAGCCGCTGCAGATCGATCAGGCAGTCCCGCACCCCGTCGACCCGTTCTTTGACGAAGGAATCGGCCAGCCGGCGCGCCGGCGATGTCCCGAAGATCTCTTCATTGATCTCCAGCATCTTGCCCCGGGCCGCGCCCAGGGAATCGCCCCAGGCCCAATCGCTGTCGCTGTCCGCATAGAGCGCATAGACGCCGGACTCCCCGGTCTTCTTGTGCTCCAGCAGCGCGTCCGTGATGCCGGAATAGGCCGAAACGACGACGATCCGGTTGTAGAGCGCGTCGCCTTTCCGGTTGCCGATCAGCACGTTGGACATGACCGCATCGGTCTGCCGGATGGAGGTTCCGCCCAGCTTTTCCACAGTGTGGTTGCCGGGCCGACGTTCGGGCTGATTGTCCTGGTCGCGATTGGGCATGGGATTTTCCATCGTGTTAACGGTTACTTTGGGGGCCGTCGGTCGGGCTCACGCCGCGTCGGCGGGCGCGTAGGATCCGTCTTCGCGGTGCACTTCCGTGCCGGTCACCGGCGGGTTGAAGCAGCAGGCCAGGACCAGTTCGGTCTCGGCACGCAGCGTGTGGCGGTCGTGCTTGTCCAGCGCATACATCACACCGGGCTCGATCCGGTGCACTTCGCCGGTCGCCAGATCTTCGATGGAGCCGGTGCCGGAAACGCAGTACACGCTTTCAAAGTGATGCTTGTACTCGAAGGTATGTTCGCTATCGCCTTCGATGGTCGTGATATGGAAGCTGAACCCCATATTGTCGTCGGCCAGCAGCAGACGGACGCTTTCCCAACGCTGGTCGGCGATGCGTCGGTCGGACGCGCGGGCTTCATGCAGATTGCGGACGATCATCTGTGTAATCCTTTCGATATCGTATTATTCGGCGGCCGCCGGAATTTCGCGACCCATGACGGTCTGTACCGCCTCGGCCAGGGTGTTCAGGCCCACCTCGAACTGATCCATGGGGATGGTCAGCGGCGCCAGGATCTTCACCACCTCGTCATGGGCGCCCGACGTTTCGATGATCAGGCCGTTCTCGAAGCAGTGCTTGCAGATCGCCGACGCCCGATCACCGGTCTCGACGTCGATGCCGCGGAACATGCCGCGCCCGCGCAGGCCCCAGCCAAAGGGCTCGGCGATGGCGGTCAGGCGGCTTTCCAGCAGGTCGCCCTTCTGGCGCACCGACTGCGCGAAGCTGTCGTCCTTCCAGAACTTCTCCAGCGCCACCCGGGCGGTGACGAAGGCGTGGTTGTTGCCGCGGAAGGTGCCGTTATGCTCCGCCGGCTGCCAGATGTCGTGTTCCGGCTTCAACAGGGTCATGGCGAAGGGAAGACCCATCCCCGACAGCGATTTGGCCATGGTGATGATGTCCGGCTCGATCCCGAACTCCTCGAAAGAGAAGAAGGTGCCGGTTCGGCCGCAGCCTGCCTGAATGTCATCGACAATCAGGAGGGCGCCGTGATCGCGGGCGATGCGCTCGATCTTGCGCATCCATTCCGCGGATGCCGCGTTCAGGCCACCCTCGCCCTGGACCGGCTCGACCAGAATGGCGGCCGGCGCATCAATGCCGCCGGACGGGTCCGCCAGCATCTTGGCCAGGATTTCGGACGTGTCGACATCCGGGCCCAGATAGCCGTCAAAGGGCAGGCGAGTCACACCGTTCAGCGGCGCGCCGTTGCCGCCGCGGTGATAGCCGTTGCCGGTCGCGGCCAGCGCCCCGGCGGTCACGCCGTGGAAGCCGTTGGTGAAGGCGATGACATTGGTCCGGCCGGTGACCTTGCGAGCCAGTTTCAGCGCGGCCTCGACGGCATTGGCGCCGGTCGGGCCGGTGAATTGCAGCCGGTAATCCATGT of Alphaproteobacteria bacterium contains these proteins:
- a CDS encoding aspartate kinase; protein product: MPNRDQDNQPERRPGNHTVEKLGGTSIRQTDAVMSNVLIGNRKGDALYNRIVVVSAYSGITDALLEHKKTGESGVYALYADSDSDWAWGDSLGAARGKMLEINEEIFGTSPARRLADSFVKERVDGVRDCLIDLQRLCASGHFQLRDHLMTVREMLASLGEAHSAHNTALLLRENGVQARFVDLTGWRREDELPGFDEAIDEAFDTVDVSRELPIVTGYCRCAESLVRSYDRGYTEVTMSRIAVRTRAKEAVIHKEFHLSSADPKLVGQDKVRAIRETSYDVADQLSNIGMEAIHPSAAKGLRQNGIPLRVKNTFEPDDPGAVIRDDHPKTDPGVEIVAGRKTVYAFEFYEPDMVGVKGYDAAILNSLKRHKVYIVAKSSNANTITHFLAASPKALRRVERDLAAEFPTARLSTRTVSLVTAIGRDLKVPGLALRALSALEKAGIEPIGFNDMMRKVDLQVIVDQSDHDATIQALHEGLVEAQTGREEKAAA
- a CDS encoding ectoine synthase, with the protein product MIVRNLHEARASDRRIADQRWESVRLLLADDNMGFSFHITTIEGDSEHTFEYKHHFESVYCVSGTGSIEDLATGEVHRIEPGVMYALDKHDRHTLRAETELVLACCFNPPVTGTEVHREDGSYAPADAA
- the ectB gene encoding diaminobutyrate--2-oxoglutarate transaminase produces the protein MTSRLTAFETVESEVRSYCRAFPVLFERAANATLTTDDGRDYIDFLAGCSSLNYGHNDPDMKAALVDYITADGVTHGLDMHTDAKRAFLEAFRDIILKPRDMDYRLQFTGPTGANAVEAALKLARKVTGRTNVIAFTNGFHGVTAGALAATGNGYHRGGNGAPLNGVTRLPFDGYLGPDVDTSEILAKMLADPSGGIDAPAAILVEPVQGEGGLNAASAEWMRKIERIARDHGALLIVDDIQAGCGRTGTFFSFEEFGIEPDIITMAKSLSGMGLPFAMTLLKPEHDIWQPAEHNGTFRGNNHAFVTARVALEKFWKDDSFAQSVRQKGDLLESRLTAIAEPFGWGLRGRGMFRGIDVETGDRASAICKHCFENGLIIETSGAHDEVVKILAPLTIPMDQFEVGLNTLAEAVQTVMGREIPAAAE